A stretch of DNA from Candidatus Pantoea bituminis:
TTGATGCGCTACACCTTGTTGGTGACAGGTCCTGCCTATGGTACGCAGCAAGCCAGCAGTGCGCTGCTGTTTGCCCGGGCGTTATTAGCGGCAGGGCATCACCTGGAAAGCGTCTTCTTTTATCGGGAAGGTGTGTTGAACGCTAACCAGCTCACTGCACCGGCAAATGATGAATATGATCTGGTACGGGCCTGGCAGAAGCTAAGTAATGAAGAGGG
This window harbors:
- the tusD gene encoding sulfurtransferase complex subunit TusD, which codes for MRYTLLVTGPAYGTQQASSALLFARALLAAGHHLESVFFYREGVLNANQLTAPANDEYDLVRAWQKLSNEEGVALNICVAAALRRGVADAQEAERLQLSGNNLQPGFELSGLGALAEAALSCDRLVQF